The genomic interval ATGCGGTCGTTCGTCTTCCGGTCGCGGATCACCCACAGCTTGTGCCCGAAGCCGTCGGCCGCCGTGAAGTCGTACTCCGGGGCGTTGTTCGCCACGATGTCATTGACAATGGCATCGATCTCGGCGTTGTCCGGGTAGGCGAAGAAGACCGGCTCGATGTTGGCCTGCTGGTTGCGCACGTGGATCATGCGGTCCTCCTCCTTGTCGGGGCGCGTGAGCTCATGCTTCTTGATCGCACCCGAGAGGTAGTCCTCAAAGTGGCAGCACATGGCCAGACCGTACTGCGTGCGGCCCTCCATCGTCTGCGCATAAATATAATAGTACTCCTCGGGGTCCTGCTGCAGCCAGCCCTCCCGCTGCCAGCGGCGGAAATTCTCCACCGCCTTCTCGTAAACGGCCTGCGAATGCTCATCGGCAATGGGATCGAAGTCGATCTCGGGTTTGATGATGTGCAGCAGCGAACGCTCCGTAGCCTCGGCCTTCGCCTCGGCGGAGTTCAGCACGTCATAGGGGCGCGACGCCACCTCGGCCGCGTGCTCTTTCGGCGGACGCACCGCACGGAAAGGTTTGATTCGTACCATAGTCTTTCGGTTGTTTTCGATTATTGTTTGGTTGGTTCAATCATTCAGGTGAATATTCAAGCGAAAAAGGCGGGCCCGTCCATCGGTCGCACCCGCCTTTCCCACGTATCCGAACCTCCCTACCTGTTGACCTGGAATTTCCGGTTGCCGTTCTTCAGGAAGTCCACGATCTGACGGGCCGCGGCCAGGCCGGCGTTGATGTTCGCCTCGGCGGTCTCGGCCCCCATCTTCTTCGGGGTGGCGAAGACCCGTTTGCCGAACTTCTCGTCCAGCTCGGCCTGATTTCCGGCCGCGATGTCGGTGATGTATTTCAGATCCTCGCGTTCGGTCAGCGCACGCAGCAGCCCGGCCTCGTCGATCACCTCCTTGCGGGCAGTGTTGACCAGCGTGGCGCCCTTGGGCATCGACATCAGCAGGTCGTAGCCGATCGAGCCGACGGTCTGCGGCGTGGCGGGGATGTGCAGCGAGAGGAAGTCAGCCCGCTTGTAGAGCTCCTCGGCCGAGGTCACCTGCTCCACACCGTCGGCCGCGAAGACCGCACCGTCCGTGATGAAGGGATCGTAGGCGATGACCTTCATGCCCAGGGCCTTGCCCTTGCGGCCGACCAGTTTGCCGACGTTGCCGTAGGCGTGGATGCCGAGCGTCTTGCCCTGGATCTCCGAGCCCGTACCGGGCGTGAAGCGGTTGCGCGACATGTAGATCATCATCGCCACGGCCAGTTCGGCCACGGCGTTGGAGTTCTGACCCGGGGTGTTCATCACCACGATGCCGCGCTCCGTAGCGGCCGCCAGGTCGACGTTGTCGTAACCTGCGCCGGCCCGCACCACGATGCGGAGGTTTTTCGCCGCGGCGATCACCTCCGCGGTGATCTTGTCGCTGCGGATAATGATGCCGTCGGCATCGGCCACGGCTTCGAGCAGCTGGCCCTTGTCGGTATACTTTTCGAGGAGTGCCAGTTCGTAACCGGCCTGTTCGACGATCTCGCGGATTCCGTCGACCGCCTTCCTGGCAAAAGGCTTCTCCGTTGCTACCAGAATCTTCATGGGTTTCAAAATTTCCGTATTCAACATTTCTTGGATGTCCCAGGCCTTCACCTCACCGGTAAGGGCATCGTAACCGGTCGGGACGCGCGTAACGAGCGGCATGGCAGCGGGTTATTTGGCGTGCTTGGCCGCGAACTCCTGCATACACTCCACCAGCACGCGGACACTCTCGATCGGCAGGGCGTTGTAGCACGAAGCGCGGAATCCGCCCACCAGACGGTGGCCCTTGATGCCGACGATGTCGCGGCTCTTGGTGAATTCGAGGAATTCGGGAGCCAGCTCCTCGTAGCCCTCCTGCATGACGAAGCAGATGTTCATCAGCGAACGGTCCTCCTTCTCGACCGTACCGCGGAAGAGCGGGTTGCGGTCGATCTCGTCGTAGAGCAGGGCGGCCTTTTCCCGGTTGCGGCGGTAGATCTCCGGCACGCCACCGATGGATTTCAACCAACGCAGCGTCTCCTTGAGCACGTAGATCGGGAAGACGGGAGGCGTGTTGAACATCGAGTTGTTCTCGACGTGCGTGCGGTAGGACATCATCGTCGGCAGG from uncultured Alistipes sp. carries:
- a CDS encoding 3-phosphoglycerate dehydrogenase gives rise to the protein MKILVATEKPFARKAVDGIREIVEQAGYELALLEKYTDKGQLLEAVADADGIIIRSDKITAEVIAAAKNLRIVVRAGAGYDNVDLAAATERGIVVMNTPGQNSNAVAELAVAMMIYMSRNRFTPGTGSEIQGKTLGIHAYGNVGKLVGRKGKALGMKVIAYDPFITDGAVFAADGVEQVTSAEELYKRADFLSLHIPATPQTVGSIGYDLLMSMPKGATLVNTARKEVIDEAGLLRALTEREDLKYITDIAAGNQAELDEKFGKRVFATPKKMGAETAEANINAGLAAARQIVDFLKNGNRKFQVNR